The proteins below are encoded in one region of Doryrhamphus excisus isolate RoL2022-K1 chromosome 4, RoL_Dexc_1.0, whole genome shotgun sequence:
- the LOC131127794 gene encoding zinc finger protein 236-like, with the protein MVDKNRQIATTDEISELFERTMASGEKELSRTREQNVRQQPEVCVTFTAPHTQDVQLMIGHQDEQRRPQRLGGNYASKQEAPQPPHIKEEEEELWITQRGECILRKEEVDLSKLPLTGVSVKTEDQEDKPDILQLIGHQEEHPRKPQRGISTSKHEHPQPLHVEKEEEATQPLNMKEEEEEHTMLPLSGVSVKTEDHENKTPSSQLHHSPSEENRGAEPQHMTTEADGDHCGGSQAHNLLAPLSDSDDTTSYSSEDEDWDNTRELLSSDTDFEGDMRTHTDNKHSEKKTGKKRFTCSVCAKSFFYKSYLARHVQTHTREKPFSCSVCGQRFAHKSSLVSHMRTHTGETTFSCSVCGQGFSVKSRMLSHMRKHTGERPFRCAVCGDAFSCASSLNRHQRTHTGEKPFSCSICGQGFSQKSNLPSHMKTHTGEKPFSCSKCGKSFAKKVNMVSHMRTHTGEKPFSCSVCDMEFSHKITMLAHMRTHTGEKPFNCPDCDKRFTRKANMRSHMRKHSRETRLSCSDCGKIFTKKINLVSHMRTHTEEKPCSCSVCGDTFVLSSSLYRHMRTHNTNTVSHMKRIPGEKKTYYRTNGLHEPSSLYSERCGTSPRDVHRPPQTLGWSSTLNQEDPQPPHIKEEEEELHITHEGPRRLPLTGISLKTEDREDKPNIQQLIDDGQHSRQLQGGISTLKQEDLHPSHIKKEEEEPQPLNMKEEEEKLWISQERERLLGSEEADLTKLQLIGVSVKTEDHEEKDKPPEALHLLCPSDQEEHPRRPHGEISILKQENPEPPHIKEEDEELWITRDGEHLLGLEEADLTKLPLTGVSVKTEDNSPGSSELHHSPSEDNRGAEPPSSSSQLMKTEADGDHCGGSQADNLLAPLSDSDDTDDTKEHLSSKSDGEGDTRTPTDKHSESSEKKSGRTRLTCSVCAKTFIKSYMTQHMRTHTGEKPFSCSVCGNAFSQLGYLKTHMRTHTGEKPFSCSYCNKSFSIKDNMLCHMRIHTGEKPYSCTVCGNSFSSVSYLKLHKRTHTGEKPFICTYCNKSFSYKASLRVHMRAHSVNGPFSCSSCDKKFPCRLSMARHMRTHSRGTYFSCSTCSKMFTIKESLVSHMRTHTEDKPVRCSVCGDTFALSSSLYRHMRTHRLSSVNHDEQPEVFPTNMKEEEEKLWITQDGACPPALEEADPIKLPLTGVSVKTEDHEDKPPESLSLLCPSERPPQPQGRSSTLKQEELQPQIKEEEDELWITQERECLLGLEEADLTTLPLNGITVKTEDHEDKPLESSQLHHSPSEENRGAEPPSSSSQLLKTESDGDNLLAPLSDSDDITSHSPEDEDMDTQEPLSSDTDCEDDMRTRTDNKHSERSKKKTGKKCFTCSFCAKSFSFKCLLSRHMRTHTGEKPFSCSYCDKSFTIKDNMVRHMRTHTGERPYSCTVCGNAFSWMSILKIHMRTHTGEKPFSCSCCNKSFSHKANLQVHMRTHSVDGPFSCSCCGQQFSSQTSMQRHVRTQSRGTYFSCSDCGKMFTKKEKLVSHMRTHTEDKPVSCSVCGDTFALSSSLYRHMRTHSMSSVNHDEQPGVFSTIIDGISGLFERKMASVEEELPRTREEDQRQQKQPEFCTTYTVQHTQNVQQPIGRLQGRISTLKQEEGQTSHVCGLQSGEDHLTRSPLTGVTVKTEDHEDKPCESSQLHHSPNIQQLIGRGEEYSHQPAGGISTLKPEDPQPLHIKDEEEELRITQDGRHHGLEEADLTKLPLTHFFVKTEDYEDKPPESSQLPSEENRGAEPQHMTTEADGDHCGGSQADNLLAPLSDSDDTTSHSTEDEDHNSTQEPLSSDTDCEDDMRTRTDTKRSECSEKKTGKKCFICSFCSKSFIYKSDLTKHMRRHTGEKPYCCSICGKGLSDKRTMLSHMRTHTGERPFSCSMCYKRFHDKQILVKHMRTHTGEKPFNCSVCAVAFSQLSSLNTHMRTHTGEKPFSCSNCGKTFAKKVNMVSHMRTHTGEKPFSCPICGAAFSQLSSLNTHRRTHTGEKPFSCSFCDTKFSHKVTMLTHMRIHTGEKPFSCPDCNKSFTQKAHVLSHMRTHTGEKPFSCTECGKSFTKKVNMVSHMRTHTREKPFRCSTCGETFSCKSSLSGHLQSH; encoded by the exons atggttgataaaaacagacaaattgCGACCACCGATGAAATTTCTGAGCTATTTGAAAGAACGATGGCGTCGGGCGAGAaggaactttctcgaacaaGAGAGCAGAACGTGCGACAACAACCAGAGGTTTGCGTGACTTTCACTGCGCCACATACTCAAG ACGTCCAGCTGATGATTGGTCATCAAGATGAGCAGCGTCGTCCTCAAAGGTTGGGGGGGAACTACGCTTCCAAGCAGGAGGCTCCacagcccccccacattaaagaggaagaggaggaactctGGATCACTCAGCGGGGAGAGTGTATTCTAAGGAAGGAGGAGGTTGATCTCAGCAAGTTGCCActgactggtgtctctgtgaaAACTGAAGACCAGGAAGACAAACCCG ACATCCTACAGCTAATTGGTCATCAAGAAGAACATCCCCGTAAGCCACAGAGAGGGATCTCCACTTCGAAGCACGAGCATCCACAGCCCCTCCATGTTGAAAAGGAAGAGGAAGCAACACAGCCGCTCAAcatgaaagaggaagaggaggaacacACCATGTTGCCACTGAgtggtgtctctgtgaagactgaagaccatgaaaacaaaacaccttcctcacagcttcatcacaGTCCAAGTGAGGAGAACAGAGGGGCGGAgccacaacacatgacaacagaagctgatggagaccactgtggaggatcacaagcacacaacctcttagctccactatcagatagtgaCGACACAACATCGTACTCTTCTGAGGATGAAGACTGGGACAACACCCGAGAACTTTTGAGCAGCGATACAGACTTTGAAGGTGATATGAGGACTCACACCGACAACAAACACTCTGAAAAGAAGACGGGTAAAAAGCGTTTCACCTGCTCAGTTTGTGCTAAAAGCTTTTTTTATAAGAGCTATTTAGCTCGACACGTGCAGACGCACACtcgagaaaaaccttttagttgctcagtttgtggtcAAAGATTCGCTCACAAGTCGTCTTTGGTATCACACATGAGGACACACACGGGAGAAACCACTTTTAGTTGCTCGGTGTGTGGTCAAGGATTCTCAGTGAAGTCACGGATGCTATCACACATGAGGAAGCACACAGGAGAAAGACCTTTCCGTTGCGCCGTTTGCGGCGATGCATTCTCTTGTGCATCATCTTTAAATAGACATCagagaacgcacacaggagaaaaaccttttagttgctcaatTTGTGGTCAAGGATTCTCTCAGAAGTCAAATTTACCAtcacacatgaaaacacacacaggagaaaaaccttttagttgttcCAAGTGTGGTAAAAGCTTTGCGAAAAAGGTAAATATGGTATCAcatatgagaacacacacaggagaaaaacctttcagttgctcagtTTGCGATATGGAATTCTCTCACAAGATAACAATGCTggcacacatgagaacgcacactggagaaaaaccatttAATTGCCCAGACTGTGATAAAAGATTCACTCGAAAGGCAAATATGAGGTCGCATATGCGAAAACACTCACGAGAAACCCGTCTTAGTTGTTCAGACTGTGGTAAAATCttcactaaaaaaataaatctggtATCACATATGAGGACGCACACAGAAGAGAAACCTTGTAGCTGCTCAGTTTGTGGCGACACATTTGTTCTGAGCTCCTCTTTGTAtagacacatgagaacacacaacacaaatacGGTATCACACATGAAAAGAATACCTGgcgaaaaaaaaacctatta CAGAACAAACGGATTGCATGAACCCTCTTCTTTGTACTCGGAGAGGTGTGGCACCAGCCCTAGAG ATGTCCATCGTCCTCCTCAGACGCTGGGATGGAGCTCCACTTTGAACCAGGAGGATCCGCAacccccccacattaaagaggaagaggaggaactcCACATCACTCATGAGGGTCCTCGAAGGTTGCCACTGACTGGTATCTCCTTGAAGACCGAAGACCGTGAAGACAAACCAA ACATCCAACAGCTGATCGACGATGGACAACATTCCCGTCAGCTGCAGGGGGGGATCTCCACTTTGAAGCAGGAGGATCTGCATCCCTCACACAttaaaaaggaagaggaggagccacagcccctCAAcatgaaggaggaagaggagaaactCTGGATCTCTCAGGAACGGGAGCGTCTTCTCGGCTCGGAGGAGGCCGATCTCACCAAGTTGCAACTGAttggtgtctctgtgaagactgaAGACCATGAAGAGAAAGACAAACCACCCGAGGCCTTACATTTGTTGTGTCCTTCAGATCAAGAAGAGCATCCCCGTCGGCCGCACGGGGAGATCTCCATTTTAAAGCAGGAAAATCCAGAGCCCcctcacattaaagaggaagacgaggaacTCTGGATCACTCGGGATGGAGAGCACCTTCTCGGACTGGAGGAAGCTGATCTCACCAAGTTGCCACTGACTGGTGTTTCTGTGAAGACTGAAGACAACTCACCCGGGTCCTCAGAGCTTCATCACAGTCCAAGTGAGGACAACAGAGGGGCGGAGCCTCCAAGCAGCAGCTCACAACTCATGaaaacagaagctgatggagaccactgtggaggatcccaagcagacaacctcttagctccactatcagatagtgaCGACACCGACGATACCAAGGAACATTTGAGCAGCAAAAGCGACGGTGAAGGTGACACGAGGACTCCGACCGACAAACACTCTGAAAGCTCTGAAAAGAAGTCAGGTAGAACACGTCTTACCTGCTCAGTTTGTGCTAAAACCTTTATAAAGTCCTACATGACgcaacacatgagaacgcacacgggagaaaaaccttttagttgctcagtttgtggcaaCGCATTTTCCCAGTTGGgttatttaaaaacacacatgagaacgcacacaggagaaaaaccttttagttgctcttactgcaataaaagcttctCTATTAAAGATAACATGTTATGTCATATGAGAatacacacgggagaaaaaccttacAGTTGCACAGTTTGTGGCAATTCATTTTCTTCTGTGTCATATTTAAAGTTACATAAAAGAAcccacacgggagaaaaaccgttTATCTGCACCTATTGCAATAAAAGCTTCTCCTATAAAGCAAGTTTACGGGTACACATGAGAGCGCATTCGGTAAATGGACCTTTTAGTTGCTCGTCTTGCGACAAAAAATTCCCGTGTCGGTTATCAATGGCGAGACACATGAGGACACACTCGCGAGGAACCTATTTTAGTTGTTCCACCTGCAGCAAAATGTTCACGATAAAAGAAAGTCTGGTATCgcacatgaggacgcacacgGAAGATAAACCTGTTCGCTGCTCCGTGTGTGGTGATACATTTGCTCTGAGCTCCTCTTTGTAcagacacatgagaacgcacagaTTGTCGTCTGTCAATCATGATGAGCAGCCTGAGGTGTTT CCCACCAAcatgaaagaggaagaggagaaactCTGGATCACTCAGGACGGAGCGTGTCCTCCGGCGCTGGAGGAAGCTGATCCCATCAAATTGCCActgactggtgtctctgtgaagactgaagaccatgaagacaaaccacctgagtcctTAAGTTTGTTGTGTCCTTCAGAACGTCCCCCACAGCCACAGGGGAGGAGCTCCACTTTGAAGCAGGAAGAGCTACAGCCTCAAAttaaagaagaagaggatgaaCTCTGGATCACTCAGGAGCGAGAATGTCTTCTCGGGCTGGAAGAGGCTGATCTCACCACATTGCCGCTGAATGGCATCACTGTAAAGACcgaagaccatgaagacaaaccgCTTGAGTCCTCGCAGCTTCATCACAGTCCAAGTGAGGAGAACAGAGGGGCGGAGCCTCCAAGTAGCAGCTCACAGCTCTTGAAAACAGAATCTGATGGAGACAACCTTTTAGCTCCGCTATCAGATAGTGATGACAtaacgtcacactctcctgaggATGAAGACATGGACACCCAAGAACCTTTGAGCAGCGATACAGACTGTGAAGATGATATGAGGACTCGCACCGACAACAAACACTCTGAACGCTCCAAAAAGAAGACgggtaaaaaatgttttacgtGCTCATTTTGTGCTAAATCTTTTTCCTTTAAGTGTCTTTTGAGtcgacacatgagaacgcataccggagaaaaaccttttagctgCTCATACTGCGATAAAAGCTTCACTATCAAAGATAACATGGTACGTCATATGAGAACGCATACGGGAGAGAGACCTTACAGTTGCACGGTTTGCGGCAACGCATTCTCTTGGATGTcgattttaaaaatacatatgagaacccacacaggagaaaaaccttttagttgctcatgTTGCAATAAAAGCTTCAGTCATAAGGCAAACCTGCAGgtgcacatgagaacgcactCGGTCGATGGGCCTTTTAGTTGCTCATGTTGTGGTCAGCAATTCTCCAGTCAGACATCAATGCAGAGACACGTGAGGACGCAGTCGCGGGGAACTTATTTTAGTTGTTCAGATTGCGGGAAAATGTtcaccaaaaaagaaaaactggtCTCGCATATGAGGACGCATACAGAAGATAAACCTGTTAGCTGCTCCGTGTGTGGCGATACGTTTGCTCTGAGTTCTTCTTTGTAccgacacatgagaacgcatagTATGTCGTCTGTCAATCATGATGAGCAGCCTGGGGTGTTT TCTACGATTATCGACGGTATTTCTGGGCTGTTTGAAAGAAAGATGGCGTCGGTCGAGGAGGAACTTCCTCGAACGAGAGAGGAGGACCagcgacaacaaaaacaaccggAGTTTTGCACGACTTACACCGTGCAACATACTCAAA ACGTCCAGCAGCCGATTGGTCGACTGCAGGGGCGGATTTCCACTTTGAAGCAGGAAGAGGGACAAACCTCCCACGTGTGTGGTCTCCAGTCCGGGGAGGATCATCTCACCAGGTCGCCACTGACTGGTGTCACGgtgaagaccgaagaccatgAAGATAAACCATGtgagtcctcacagcttcatcacaGTCCAA ACATCCAGCAGCTGATTGGTCGTGGAGAAGAATATTCCCATCAGCCGGCGGGTGGGATCTCCACGTTGAAGCCGGAGGATCCACAGCCCCTCCACATtaaagatgaggaggaggaactcAGGATCACTCAGGATGGACGTCATCATGGGCTGgaggaggctgatctcaccaAGTTGCCACTGACTCATTTTTTTGTGAAGACCGAAGACtatgaagacaaaccacctgagtcctcacagcttcCAAGTGAGGAGAACAGAGGGGCGGAgccacaacacatgacaacagaagctgatggagaccactgtggaggatcacaagcagacaacctcttagctccgctatcagaTAGCGACGACACAACATCACACTCTACTGAAGATGAAGACCACAACAGCACCCAAGAACCTTTGAGCAGCGATACAGACTGTGAAGATGATATGAGGACTCGCACCGACACCAAACGCTCTGAATGCTCTGAGAAGAAAACgggtaaaaaatgttttatctgCTCATTTTGCAGTAAGAGTTTTATATATAAGAGCGATTTGACGAAACACATGAGAaggcacacaggagaaaaaccatatTGTTGCTCAATTTGTGGTAAAGGACTATCTGACAAGCGGACAATGCTGTCGCACATGAGAACCCACACCGGGGAAAGACCCTTTAGTTGTTCAATGTGTTACAAAAGGTTCCACGACAAGCAGATTTTGGTAAAACACATGAGAacccacacaggagagaaaccatttAATTGTTCGGTTTGTGCGGTTGCATTTTCTCAGCTGTCGTctttaaatacacacatgagaacacacacgggagaaaaacctttcagttgttCAAACTGCGGGAAAACCTTTGCGAAAAAGGTCAACATGGTATCACATatgagaacgcacaccggagaaaaacctttcagttgcccGATTTGCGGCGCCGCATTTTCCCAGTTGTCGTctttaaacacacacaggagaacgcacactggagaaaaaccttttagttgctcctTCTGTGATACCAAATTCTCTCACAAGGTGACAATGCTGACacacatgagaatacacaccggggaaaaaccttttagttgcccAGATTGTAACAAAAGCTTCACTCAAAAGGCACACGTGTTGtcgcacatgagaacacacacaggggaaaaaccttttagttgtacCGAGTGTGGTAAAAGCTTTACTAAAAAGGTAAATATGGTATCGCATATGAGGACACACACAAGAGAAAAACCTTTTCGTTGTTCGACTTGTGGTGAAACATTTTCTTGTAAGTCTTCTTTGAGTGGTCATCTGCAGAGTCATTGA
- the LOC131128099 gene encoding gastrula zinc finger protein XlCGF57.1-like, producing MASGEEELSPGREMNEQQQPQQPEVYTTYIVLHSQGAQQLIGQPPQPLLRTSTLKQEPPDIKEEEEEIWVTQECLQGREEADLTKLPPPGVSVKTEDHEEKPHVHQLIDHQEEHSHQPHVKKEDVEPQPPNVKEEEEDLWINHEGECGLSWGEADLTKLPLTVVSVKTEDHEESSQLHYSEENRGAEPPSSISPQHMTTEADGDHCGGSQGDNLLAPLSDSDDTTSHSTEDEDGGDTQELLSSDTDCEDDVRTQTDKQSRCSDEKKTGKRHFTCSVCAKSFFYKSYLEQHMRTHTGEKPFSCSVCAQGFSQKSNMVTHMRTHTGEKPFSCSFCGKRFTRTVTMVIHMRKHAGDRPFRCTVCGDAFSHASSFKKHVRTHKAEKPFSCPDCDKSFSKKVNMVSHMRTHTGEKPFTCSVCGQGFAQKSNMRSHMKTHRGEKPFSCSICGQGFSQKSNRLSHMKTHTGEKPFSCSHCGKSFAKKVDMVNHVRTHTGERPFSCAVCGDAFSRASYLNTHMRIHTGEKPFSCSCCDKSFTQKAHLRSHMRTHSGEAHFSCSDCGEIFAKKVNLVSHMRTHTEDKPIRCSVCGDTFALSSSLYRHMRTHRMSAVNHGEQSEVLSSIE from the exons ATGGCGTCGggcgaggaggaactttctccaGGAAGAGAGATGAACGAGCAGCAACAACCACAACAACCGGAGGTTTACACGACTTATATTGTGCTACACAGTCAAg GCGCCCAGCAGCTGATTGGTCAGCCCCCTCAGCCGCTGTTGAGGACCTCCACTCTGAAACAGGAGCCCCCcgacattaaagaggaagaagaggaaatcTGGGTCACTCAAGAGTGTCTTCAGGGGAGGGAGGAGGCCGATCTCACCAAGTTGCCACCGCCTGGCGTCTCTGTGAAGACTGAAGACCATGAAGAGAAACCTC ACGTCCATCAGCTGATTGATCATCAAGAAGAACATTCCCATCAGCCCCATGTTAAAAAGGAAGATGTGGAGCCACAGCCCCCCaacgttaaagaggaagaggaggacctcTGGATCAATCACGAGGGAGAGTGTGGTCTAAGCTGGGGGGAAGCTGATCTCACCAAGTTGCCGCTGACTgttgtctctgtgaagaccgaagaccatgaagagtcctcacagcttcattACAGTGAGGAGAACAGAGGGGCGGAGCCTCCAAGCAGCATCTCACcgcaacacatgacaacagaagctgatggagaccactgtggaggatcacaaggagacaacctcttagctccgctatcagaTAGTGACGACACAACGTCACACTCTACTGAAGATGAAGACGGAGGAGACACCCAAGAACTTTTGAGCAGCGATACAGACTGTGAAGATGATGTGAGGACTCAAACTGACAAACAGTCCAGATGCTCTGATGAAAAGAAGACGGGTAAAAGACATTTCACCTGCTCAGTTTGTGCGAAAAGCTTTTTTTATAAAAGCTACTTGGAgcaacacatgagaacgcacaccggagaaaaaccttttagttgctcagtttgtgcTCAAGGATTCTCTCAGAAGTCGAATATGGTAacgcacatgagaacgcacacaggagaaaaaccttttagttgctcattCTGTGGTAAACGCTTCACTAGAACAGTAACTATGGTAATTCATATGAGAAAACACGCAGGAGACCGACCTTTCAGGTGTACAGTTTGCGGCGATGCATTTTCTCATGCTTCGTCTTTCAAAAAACACGTGAGAACACACAAGGCAGAAAAACCCTTCAGTTGTCCAGACTGTGATAAAAGCTTCTCTAAAAAAGTAAACATGGTATCACATATGAGgacacacacgggagaaaaaccttttacttgctcagtttgtggtcAAGGATTCGCTCAGAAGTCAAACATGCGATCGCACATGAAAACGCACAGAggggaaaaaccttttagttgctccaTTTGTGGTCAAGGATTCTCTCAGAAGTCGAACAGGCTCTCACACATGAagacgcacacaggagaaaaaccctttagCTGCTCTCACTGTGGTAAAAGCTTTGCTAAAAAAGTCGATATGGTAAATCACgtgagaacgcacacaggagagagACCTTTCAGTTGCGCGGTTTGCGGCGATGCATTTTCTCGGGCCTCGTATTTAAACACACATATGAGAatccacacgggagaaaaaccttttagttgctcatgCTGCGATAAAAGCTTCACTCAAAAGGCACACTTGCggtcacacatgagaacacactcGGGTGAAGCCCATTTTAGTTGTTCAGACTGCGGTGAAATCTTCGCCAAGAAAGTAAATCTGGTATCGCATATGAGGACGCACACAGAAGACAAACCTATTCGCTGCTCCGTGTGTGGCGATACATTTGCTCTGAGTTCCTCTTTGTAtcgacacatgagaacacacaggATGTCCGCTGTCAATCATGGTGAGCAGTCCGAGGTGTTGTCTTCTATTGAATGA
- the LOC131128085 gene encoding uncharacterized protein LOC131128085, whose protein sequence is MASGEEELSRRREENERQQLEVCTTYVEHNIPDVEQRSPQRQGGSATLKQEAPHTPHAKEEEDDLWTTQDEDCLLGPEDLTKWPQTCVSIKTEDHEDAASESSELHHSPNVQQLIVHQVEHNLQPQEGTSTLKQEPPHVKEEEEEIWTTRQGTCFLGSHEADRTQLQPTGVSVWTDYYEHKPHELSQLLPEAEDGDYTQETLSSDVDCEGDKRTRGDGKNTGCSKKKTGKKDRLASCDVSEQPAKKRPRKSQRFLDRYGERWPCLIISRLPYHAFCTVCKTDIDISHQGATDCRRHVEGAKHKKFERALPFVPKVAPTFSGDPDLRTIRAETLFTNFIAEHNLPVAVADHAGPLFKKMFPDSQIAQHYGCARTKTTAILNTISSNDEQVITELMCRFPFSIATDGSAADVDGVKLHPLVVRVYDPSVGKIAVVLLKIVECRDSTSEGIYNVIDQELNKRKIPWSNCVSFAADSASVTQGPRKGVAAFLKSQNPHIYIVGCACHLMHTAAEKSSSSLSVDIEDMLIVIYYYLDKSSKRKALPHELQTLCDTDVRKILKLSSTKWLALSKCVQRLLQQWEPLTRFFADEATGKDEASSVHLSTLTATSGKSSSFLKTKFCRRKSKTGVDHFLCRPKETAENQKDVSENTDATAVTKPQRVYAFLTDPRSMLYALFLKRAIPLFETANQTLQKEEPCVHTLLQTLELQLQKLLLAFCKPERVVEMMEEVKRGHQPTLYQSGEHQLPDEELCIGHDTQIFIKSQVQLPLGAFFRDVRKYFTAAVDFLLSSFPFGDELLHHAAVADISRRQTAKFSSLTYLVDRFPCLLGNGVTVDKVDDEFRLFQSTALDDDILTKRVDEAWIELGAMESGGTKLFWNLATVMLGVCVIFHSNADCERIFSLVTKNKTARRACLSTEVLSSLVTRKVMIASKGSACYKETFTDTLLKKAKSATYNKFNKANV, encoded by the exons ATGGCGTCGGgggaggaggaactttctcgaaggagagaggagaacgagcgacaacaACTGGAGGTTTGCACGACGTACGTTGAGCACAATATTCCAG atgTCGAGCAGCGCAGCCCTCAGCGGCAGGGAGGGAGCGCCACTTTGAAGCAGGAGGCTCCACACACCCCCCACGccaaggaggaagaggatgatcTCTGGACCACTCAAGACGAAGATTGTCTTCTCGGGCCGGAGGATCTCACCAAGTGGCCGCAGACTTGTGTCTCTATTAAAACCGAAGACCACGAAGACGCAGCATCCGAGTCCTCAGAGCTTCATCACAGTCCAA ACGTCCAGCAGCTGATTGTTCATCAAGTGGAACATAACCTCCAGCCGCAGGAGGGGACCTCCACTTTGAAGCAGGAGCCCCCGcatgttaaagaggaagaggaggaaatcTGGACCACTCGGCAAGGAACGTGTTTTCTCGGGTCACACGAGGCTGACCGCACCCAGTTGCAGCCGACCGGTGTCTCTGTGTGGACCGACTACTATGAACACAAACCACATGAGTTGTCGCAGCTTCTTCCCGAGGCTGAAGACGGGGACTACACCCAAGAAACTTTGAGCAGCGATGTTGATTGTGAAGGCGATAAGAGGACTCGCGGCGACGGCAAGAACACCGGATGCTCTAAAAAGAAGACAG gaaaaaaagataGACTTGCATCGTGTGACGTGTCCGAACAACCGGCTAAAAAAAGACCTCGGAAATCGCAAAGATTTCTCGACCGTTATGGAGAGCGATGGCCTTGCCTCATCATTTCCAGGCTGCCTTATCACGCGTTCTGCACCGTGTGCAAGACAGACATCGACATCAGTCACCAAGGGGCAACAG ATTGCCGACGCCATGTAGAAggagcaaaacacaaaaaatttgAACGGGCCTTACCCTTTGTCCCGAAGGTCGCCCCAACATTTTCTGGCGATCCGGATCTACGGACCATCCGGGCAGAAACACTGTTCACCAACTTCATAGCGGAGCACAACTTGCCAGTGGCTGTCGCCGACCACGCGGGACCGTTATTTAAGAAGATGTTTCCAGACAGTCAGATCGCCCAACATTACGGCTGCGCCAGAACCAAAACCACCGCGATACTGAACACCATTTCTTCAAACGACGAACAAGTCATCACCGAGCTAATGTGCCGCTTCCCTTTCAGCATAGCGACTGACGGCAGCGCAGCAGATGTGGACGGTGTGAAATTGCATCCCTTAGTTGTCCGTGTGTACGATCCCAGTGTTGGGAAAATAGCCGTAGTGCTGCTGAAAATTGTCGAGTGTCGGGATTCCACCAGCGAAGGGATATACAACGTTATCGACCAGGAACTAAACAAACGGAAAATACCTTGGAGCAATTGCGTAAGCTTCGCCGCTGACAGCGCCTCGGTCACGCAGGGGCCGAGAAAAGGTGTCGCGGCGTTCCTAAAATCCCAGAATCCGCACATTTACATAGTCGGCTGCGCGTGCCACCTCATGCACACAGCCGCGGAGAAGTCTTCGTCCAGTTTGAGCGTTGACATCGAGGACATGCTGATTGTGATCTACTACTACCTGGACAAGAGTAGCAAGAGGAAAGCGTTGCCGCACGAGCTTCAAACGCTGTGCGACACCGACGTCAGGAAGATTTTGAAGCTATCCTCCACAAAATGGCTGGCTCTTAGCAAATGCGTCCAGCGGCTCCTCCAACAGTGGGAACCCCTGACGCGTTTTTTTGCCGATGAAGCAACAGGAAAGGACGAAGCATCGTCGGTTCATCTCTCAACTCTCACAGCGACGTCTGGGAAGTCCTCCAGCTTTTTGAAGACCAAATTCTGTCGCAGAAAGTCCAAAACGGGGgttgaccattttttgtgtcgTCCAAAAGAAACAGCGGAGAATCAGAAGGATGTGTCGGAAAACACGGACGCGACGGCGGTCACAAAACCGCAAAGGGTGTACGCGTTCCTGACTGACCCGCGGTCCATGCTCTATGCTCTCTTCTTGAAAAGAGCCATCCCGTTATTTGAAACGGCGAATCAGACCCTGCAGAAGGAGGAGCCATGCGTGCACACGTTGCTGCAGACGTTGGAGCTGCAGTTACAAAAGCTGCTGCTGGCCTTCTGCAAACCCGAGCGCGTGGTGGAAATGATGGAGGAAGTCAAACGAGGACACCAACCCACCTTGTACCAATCCGGCGAGCACCAGCTTCCCGATGAGGAGCTCTGCATCGGACATGACACGCAGATATTCATCAAAAGCCAGGTTCAATTACCTCTTGGAGCTTTTTTCCGGGATGTGAGGAAATATTTCACAGCGGCTGTTGACTTCCTGTTATCTTCGTTCCCCTTTGGGGACGAGTTGCTGCATCACGCCGCCGTCGCCGACATCAGCAGACGCCAAACAGCCAAATTCTCCTCGCTGACGTACTTAGTGGACAGGTTCCCGTGTTTGTTAGGGAACGGCGTCACGGTCGATAAAGTGGACGATGAGTTTCGTCTCTTTCAGTCCACCGCCCTGGACGACGATATTCTTACCAAGCGTGTCGATGAGGCTTGGATAGAATTAGGAGCGATGGAATCGGGAGGGACGAAGCTGTTTTGGAACCTGGCGACCGTTATGCTCGGCGTGTGTGTGATTTTTCACAGCAACGCCGACTGCGAAAGGATCTTCAGCTTGGTTACGAAAAACAAGACGGCGCGTCGGGCTTGCCTGAGCACGGAGGTTCTCAGTTCCCTGGTGACAAGAAAAGTCATGATCGCCTCCAAAGGCAGTGCTTGTTACAAAGAGACGTTCACTGACACGttacttaaaaaagccaaatctGCAACTTATAATAAGTTTAacaaagccaatgtttga